A single Kribbella aluminosa DNA region contains:
- a CDS encoding phosphotransferase enzyme family protein has protein sequence MTKDGNFKKVVRRHAEETGQRYTESLTDLEGLSDRIYHEPDADRLLVHLRNRYGIDAVAATKLSVHKTYVFRIDRNDGPPWIARAFPPARPRSGVEGDAAVLRFLEQHDYPAERLAVDDAVSDFDGSAVLVTEFLESVPLPGGIEDFRIMADMLGRLHALPYDESVSRPGGASGEDARRMGKPRQDLLAGLAFLDAVDTKVGAADRERFERLLDQVRSADDGEGLPEGLLHGNLLHAPDHAIVGKNGPVAINWTASGRGPRLADLAFLLWGTGNWAPTRSTNEERVEAVVAAYRKHVELTDEELDRLEAVMYIRPLYLVCFGYRRDLTNGVPFNEWWFLEPAEYFTTTAAATRRAFRG, from the coding sequence ATGACGAAGGACGGCAATTTCAAGAAGGTCGTACGGCGGCACGCCGAGGAGACCGGCCAGCGGTACACGGAATCGCTGACCGATCTCGAGGGTCTGAGCGACCGCATCTACCACGAGCCGGACGCCGATCGGCTGCTCGTCCACCTGCGGAATCGCTACGGTATCGACGCGGTCGCGGCGACGAAGCTCAGCGTGCACAAGACGTACGTCTTCCGCATCGACCGGAACGACGGTCCCCCGTGGATCGCGCGGGCGTTTCCGCCGGCCCGGCCGAGGTCCGGCGTCGAGGGCGATGCCGCAGTACTGCGATTTCTCGAGCAGCACGACTACCCCGCGGAACGCCTCGCGGTCGACGACGCGGTGTCCGACTTCGACGGAAGCGCGGTCCTCGTCACCGAGTTCCTCGAGAGCGTCCCGCTGCCCGGCGGCATCGAGGACTTCCGCATCATGGCTGACATGCTCGGGCGACTGCACGCGCTGCCGTACGACGAGTCCGTCAGCCGGCCCGGCGGGGCGAGTGGTGAGGACGCCCGCCGGATGGGGAAACCGCGGCAGGACCTCCTGGCGGGCCTGGCATTCCTCGACGCCGTGGACACGAAGGTCGGGGCGGCTGACCGCGAGCGGTTCGAGCGGCTCCTCGACCAGGTGCGCTCGGCGGACGACGGCGAGGGTCTGCCCGAGGGACTGCTGCACGGCAATCTCCTGCATGCCCCCGATCACGCGATCGTCGGCAAGAACGGGCCGGTGGCAATCAACTGGACGGCGTCCGGACGCGGACCGCGACTCGCCGATCTCGCGTTCCTGCTCTGGGGAACCGGGAACTGGGCGCCGACGAGAAGCACCAACGAGGAGCGCGTCGAGGCGGTCGTCGCGGCGTACCGCAAGCACGTCGAGCTGACCGACGAGGAGCTCGACCGGCTCGAAGCGGTGATGTACATCAGGCCGCTCTACCTGGTGTGCTTCGGCTACCGGCGTGATCTCACCAACGGTGTGCCGTTCAACGAATGGTGGTTCCTGGAGCCGGCGGAGTACTTCACGACCACCGCGGCGGCGACCAGGAGGGCGTTCCGCGGCTAG
- a CDS encoding ArsR/SmtB family transcription factor: protein MITIRLNAADVGRIRFALSPVWEAVTSVRALSNNTARSVHGPWLQKVRPVIEGDDLTLLRALIPSYGYIPDFLTPAPPRRSTSFESGLAAIAATPHDLVVNEIGKLHADTPHPLLPELVDHPARALDRITSALESYWRRAIEPDWRRMRSLLQEDLAFRLDQLASGGIERLFRNLHPSISYSGDRIEIDRPYCCDGEPMAGQGLLLVPCVFTWPAGLAVTGAPHVPTVTYPPRGLGRLWEDRQDTTDSPLADLVGRTRAAIVSHLDLPMSTTHLAHQLGVSAPTLSVHLGILRNAGVVASRRDGRTVLYHRTSLGSQLLSASTTLATTA, encoded by the coding sequence GTGATCACGATCAGGTTGAACGCGGCGGATGTCGGGCGGATCCGGTTCGCGCTGTCGCCGGTGTGGGAGGCCGTGACGAGCGTGCGGGCGCTGAGCAACAACACCGCGCGGAGCGTGCACGGGCCGTGGCTGCAGAAGGTCCGGCCGGTGATCGAGGGCGACGATCTGACGTTGCTCAGGGCCCTGATCCCGTCGTACGGCTATATCCCGGATTTCCTCACCCCGGCACCGCCCCGGCGGTCGACGAGCTTCGAGTCGGGCCTGGCCGCGATCGCCGCCACACCACACGACCTCGTGGTGAACGAGATCGGCAAACTGCACGCGGACACCCCACACCCGCTGCTCCCCGAGCTTGTCGACCACCCGGCCCGCGCCCTCGATCGCATCACGTCCGCGCTCGAGTCGTACTGGCGCCGCGCCATCGAGCCGGACTGGCGCCGGATGCGGTCGCTGCTGCAGGAGGACCTGGCGTTCCGGCTGGACCAACTCGCCAGTGGCGGGATCGAGCGGCTCTTCCGCAACCTGCATCCGTCGATCAGCTACAGCGGCGACCGGATCGAGATCGACCGGCCGTACTGCTGCGACGGCGAGCCGATGGCAGGGCAGGGTCTGCTGCTCGTGCCGTGCGTATTCACCTGGCCCGCCGGCCTGGCAGTAACCGGTGCACCCCACGTCCCCACCGTCACCTACCCACCACGAGGCCTGGGCCGCCTCTGGGAAGACCGCCAGGACACCACGGACTCCCCTCTCGCAGACCTGGTCGGCCGCACCCGCGCCGCCATCGTCAGCCACCTGGATCTCCCCATGTCCACCACCCACCTGGCCCACCAACTGGGCGTCTCCGCCCCCACCCTCAGCGTCCACCTCGGCATCCTCCGCAACGCCGGAGTGGTCGCCTCCCGCCGCGACGGCCGCACCGTCCTCTACCACCGCACGTCCCTCGGCAGCCAACTGCTCTCCGCCTCCACGACGCTGGCAACGACTGCTTGA
- a CDS encoding MDR family MFS transporter — protein sequence MSSTAVGNSRSTALPRAFWALWACQLVNRLGSFVQPFLVLYLTHDRHLSAGTAGAVAAAVGAGTVTAQLAGGFLADRVGRRLTMLVCFFGTAAALILLGSAREMALIWVSAFLVGLLGDLFRPAVQATVADLLDPTERVRAYGLLFWAINLGFSVSTVSAGVLASVGYGLLFWLNAGTSVIAGVVIWALVPESRPVLDESTPRRPVLGVALRDTVFLLMILIQIGYATIYMQGYSTLPLAMSDDGLSSRTYGLVIALNGVVIVLAQPFLARWMVKLDRPKLLAISMLVVGLGFGVGAVVHSWWGYGLSVVVWTLGEIGFAAVIGAVFADLAPIDLRGRYMGLSGMAFGVGTVIGPLAGTNALEHFGPTVTWLGCAVLGVAIFIGQYSLAPALHARAEANAAVS from the coding sequence ATGAGCTCAACCGCCGTCGGCAACTCCCGGTCCACCGCTCTTCCGCGGGCGTTCTGGGCGCTGTGGGCGTGCCAGTTGGTCAACCGGCTCGGCAGCTTCGTGCAACCGTTCCTCGTTCTCTACCTCACCCACGACCGCCACCTGTCCGCCGGTACGGCGGGAGCGGTCGCGGCCGCCGTCGGCGCCGGGACCGTGACCGCGCAGCTCGCCGGTGGCTTCCTCGCCGACCGCGTCGGCCGCCGCCTGACGATGCTGGTCTGCTTCTTCGGCACCGCCGCCGCGCTGATCCTGCTCGGCTCCGCCCGCGAGATGGCGCTGATCTGGGTGAGCGCGTTCCTCGTCGGCCTGCTCGGCGACCTGTTCCGCCCCGCCGTACAGGCGACCGTGGCGGACCTGCTCGACCCGACCGAGCGGGTCCGCGCGTACGGCCTGCTGTTCTGGGCGATCAACCTCGGCTTCTCGGTCTCGACCGTCAGCGCGGGCGTCCTCGCCTCGGTCGGGTACGGCCTGCTGTTCTGGTTGAACGCCGGTACGTCGGTGATCGCCGGCGTGGTGATCTGGGCGCTCGTCCCGGAGAGCCGGCCGGTCCTCGACGAGAGCACGCCGCGCCGCCCGGTGCTCGGCGTCGCGCTCCGGGACACCGTGTTCCTGCTGATGATCCTGATCCAGATCGGCTACGCGACGATCTACATGCAGGGCTACTCGACGCTGCCGCTCGCGATGTCGGACGACGGCCTCAGCTCCCGGACGTACGGGCTGGTGATCGCGCTGAACGGCGTGGTGATCGTGCTCGCGCAGCCGTTCCTGGCCCGCTGGATGGTGAAGCTCGATCGCCCGAAGCTGCTGGCGATCTCGATGCTGGTGGTCGGTCTCGGCTTCGGTGTCGGTGCTGTCGTCCACAGCTGGTGGGGGTACGGGCTGTCGGTCGTGGTGTGGACGCTCGGCGAGATCGGGTTCGCGGCGGTGATCGGCGCGGTGTTCGCCGACCTGGCGCCGATCGACCTGCGCGGGCGGTACATGGGCCTGTCCGGGATGGCGTTCGGCGTCGGCACGGTGATCGGCCCGCTGGCCGGTACGAACGCGCTGGAGCACTTCGGGCCGACCGTCACCTGGCTCGGCTGCGCCGTACTCGGCGTCGCGATCTTCATCGGCCAGTACTCGCTGGCACCCGCTCTGCACGCCCGAGCCGAAGCGAACGCCGCTGTCTCGTAG
- a CDS encoding HAD family hydrolase, whose amino-acid sequence MSERTVDVVVFDIGGVLLDWSPTYLYADLIPDEEARTHFLTKVATPAWNHTLDEGRPWAEAVAELSSLHPEHAEWIEAYDTGWLRMVKGVFEDTAAVLTELQRAGVPTYALTNFSGEKWEVAKEAFPVLTHFDGEVVSGVEQTVKPDEKIYRILIERFGLDPARTFYTDDMAYNVDGARAVGLDAEVFTGAANLRAQLRDRGLALQ is encoded by the coding sequence ATGAGTGAGCGGACGGTGGACGTGGTCGTGTTCGACATCGGCGGGGTGCTGCTGGACTGGAGTCCGACGTACCTGTACGCCGACCTGATCCCGGACGAGGAGGCGCGCACGCACTTCCTGACCAAGGTCGCGACGCCGGCCTGGAACCACACGCTGGACGAGGGCCGGCCATGGGCCGAGGCAGTCGCGGAGCTGTCGAGTCTGCACCCGGAGCACGCGGAGTGGATCGAGGCGTACGACACCGGCTGGTTGCGGATGGTGAAGGGCGTGTTCGAGGACACCGCCGCGGTACTCACGGAGCTCCAGCGCGCCGGCGTCCCGACGTACGCGCTGACCAACTTCTCCGGTGAGAAGTGGGAGGTGGCGAAGGAGGCCTTCCCGGTCCTCACGCACTTCGACGGCGAGGTGGTGTCCGGCGTCGAGCAGACCGTGAAGCCGGACGAGAAGATCTACCGGATCCTGATCGAGCGCTTCGGGCTGGACCCGGCGCGGACGTTCTACACCGACGACATGGCGTACAACGTCGACGGGGCACGAGCGGTCGGCCTGGACGCCGAGGTCTTCACCGGCGCCGCGAACCTGCGCGCCCAGCTCCGTGACCGCGGGCTCGCACTACAGTGA
- a CDS encoding DUF1707 SHOCT-like domain-containing protein, translating into MTSVPEDRSPAIGDVDRNAALERVQSAYTGGYLTHEEMEQQLERVLSARTRLDLEVAVAALPAVQSGSTSTINAASGRIVRRGGWQLPRYLKVVSMYGRVRLDLSQAQFEDGAVDIDLNVMHGGVKITLPRNAVVDFDGVHTEWKDSRYKPARNSTGNGPRVRLTGVIGFGRLKIRHARR; encoded by the coding sequence GTGACCTCCGTCCCGGAAGACCGCTCGCCCGCGATCGGCGACGTCGACCGTAATGCCGCCCTCGAACGGGTGCAGTCGGCGTACACCGGCGGTTACCTCACGCACGAGGAAATGGAGCAGCAACTCGAGCGGGTGCTGTCCGCGCGGACCCGCCTGGATCTCGAGGTCGCTGTCGCCGCGCTCCCGGCCGTGCAGTCGGGGAGTACGTCGACGATCAACGCGGCGTCCGGCCGGATCGTCCGGCGCGGCGGCTGGCAGCTGCCGCGGTACCTGAAGGTCGTGTCGATGTACGGGCGGGTCCGGCTCGACCTGTCGCAGGCGCAGTTCGAGGACGGCGCGGTCGACATCGACCTGAACGTGATGCACGGCGGCGTCAAGATCACGCTGCCCCGGAACGCGGTCGTCGACTTCGACGGAGTGCACACCGAGTGGAAGGACAGCCGCTACAAGCCCGCACGGAACTCCACCGGCAACGGTCCCCGGGTCCGGCTCACCGGCGTGATCGGCTTCGGCCGGCTGAAGATCCGGCACGCGCGCCGCTAG
- a CDS encoding C39 family peptidase encodes MKEVSETSPGDVQLRSADVSAQASSMLRCFKLETENYCLGLGFVSKVPTGAQRHALIEQPSLRAADEASAEQDIATGDLTPAAFVAQRAALPKSQRVTAELDEMQAAWNGRDKARDLRELAASNTPHPNPITNPQPTASTSAQPSDAGSPQPTDGATGEATPTPATALTAPPGSTPTGTPTGGSTSTPTRTVPTVGTSTPVPTTPAAPVVVPASAYIMKGYQTSQEKGYWCGPATFQSIDWADDNQKDTQASWAKDLGSTTGGTAISAMVQQTNLKTGWPKTAGSYIVQSVSTWNTQTFFAVHQKHLGVYKAPVIEHVQLLKRYFPYLAFNHSGHYQVGRGYDKKNGTIAIFEVFNERRFNSRGNVTDGPRNIPASALFNATLANSFQNLGL; translated from the coding sequence GTGAAGGAGGTCAGTGAGACGTCGCCTGGTGATGTTCAGCTGCGGTCGGCGGACGTGTCGGCGCAGGCTTCGTCGATGCTGAGGTGCTTCAAGCTCGAGACCGAGAACTACTGTCTCGGGCTCGGGTTCGTGAGCAAGGTGCCGACCGGCGCCCAGCGGCATGCGCTGATAGAGCAGCCGAGCCTGCGCGCCGCGGACGAGGCGAGCGCCGAGCAGGACATCGCCACGGGTGACCTGACGCCGGCCGCGTTCGTCGCGCAGCGCGCCGCCCTCCCGAAGAGCCAGCGCGTCACCGCCGAGCTCGACGAGATGCAAGCCGCCTGGAACGGCCGCGACAAAGCCCGCGACCTCCGCGAACTGGCCGCGTCCAACACCCCGCACCCGAACCCCATCACCAACCCACAACCAACGGCGAGTACGTCGGCCCAGCCGAGCGACGCGGGCTCCCCGCAGCCGACCGACGGGGCGACAGGTGAGGCGACACCCACGCCGGCGACTGCGCTGACGGCTCCCCCGGGCAGCACGCCGACGGGGACGCCCACTGGCGGGTCGACGAGTACTCCGACGCGGACGGTTCCTACGGTGGGGACGTCTACGCCGGTGCCTACTACTCCGGCGGCGCCGGTGGTTGTGCCGGCTTCGGCGTACATCATGAAGGGGTATCAGACCTCCCAGGAGAAGGGGTACTGGTGCGGTCCGGCCACCTTCCAGTCGATCGACTGGGCGGATGACAACCAGAAGGACACGCAGGCGTCCTGGGCGAAGGATCTCGGGTCGACCACCGGCGGTACGGCGATCTCCGCGATGGTGCAGCAGACGAACCTGAAGACCGGCTGGCCCAAGACCGCCGGCAGCTACATCGTGCAGAGCGTCTCCACCTGGAACACGCAGACCTTCTTCGCCGTCCACCAGAAGCACCTCGGCGTCTACAAGGCCCCGGTGATCGAGCACGTGCAACTGCTCAAGCGGTACTTCCCGTACCTCGCCTTCAACCACAGCGGGCACTATCAGGTCGGCCGCGGCTACGACAAGAAGAACGGCACGATCGCGATCTTCGAGGTCTTCAACGAGCGCCGTTTCAACAGCCGCGGCAACGTCACCGACGGCCCGAGGAACATCCCCGCGAGCGCCCTGTTCAACGCGACCCTGGCCAACTCCTTCCAGAACCTCGGGCTGTAG
- the def gene encoding peptide deformylase, producing MSVQPIRLFGDPVLITKAEPVVDFDAELRRLVADLTDTMQDAPGSGLAAPQIGVGLRVFTYHVEGELGHLINPELSLSLEEQFGPEGCLSIPGLTFDCRRAQSVIAKGFNMYGDPVVIEGSDLLARCIQHETDHLDGVLFVDRLDRETRKAAMKAIREAEWSGLSGPPPIKVSPHPTNGFGL from the coding sequence GTGTCGGTCCAACCCATCCGCCTGTTCGGCGACCCCGTGCTGATCACCAAGGCCGAGCCGGTCGTCGACTTCGATGCCGAGCTGCGCCGCCTGGTGGCGGACCTCACCGACACCATGCAGGACGCCCCGGGCTCCGGCCTGGCCGCGCCGCAGATCGGCGTCGGGCTGCGGGTCTTCACGTACCACGTCGAAGGCGAGCTGGGCCACCTGATCAACCCAGAACTCTCCCTCTCCCTCGAGGAACAGTTCGGCCCCGAAGGCTGCCTCTCGATCCCCGGCCTGACCTTCGACTGCCGCCGCGCGCAGTCGGTGATCGCCAAGGGCTTCAACATGTACGGCGACCCCGTGGTCATCGAGGGCTCCGACCTGCTGGCCCGCTGCATCCAGCACGAGACCGACCACCTCGACGGCGTCCTGTTCGTCGACCGCCTCGACCGCGAAACCCGCAAGGCCGCCATGAAGGCCATCCGCGAAGCCGAATGGTCCGGCCTCTCCGGCCCGCCACCGATCAAGGTTTCCCCCCACCCCACGAACGGATTCGGGCTGTGA
- the fmt gene encoding methionyl-tRNA formyltransferase, whose amino-acid sequence MRVVFAGTPEPAVTALEAIVASRHELVGVVTRPDAPAGRGRKLVASPVAQYAEELGGVEILKPVKPSDPEFLARLREIAPDCCPVVAYGGLLPQAALDIPKHGWINLHFSVLPAWRGAAPVQHSIISGDDVTGASTFRIVKALDAGPVYGVLTEPIGPEDTAGDLLHRLAVSGAKLLVDTLDGIEAGVLEAREQPAEGVTLAPKITVEDAELDLNAPAHRVDRLVRGCNPAPGAWTTFRGERLKVLAVRLTDEELKPGELRATKSSVRVGTGSKAVELVTVQPQGKKPMAAADWARGIRLTDEDRLGTSA is encoded by the coding sequence GTGAGAGTCGTTTTCGCCGGTACGCCGGAGCCAGCTGTCACCGCGCTCGAGGCGATCGTTGCCAGTCGCCACGAGCTGGTCGGGGTCGTCACCCGGCCGGATGCGCCGGCCGGCCGGGGACGGAAGCTCGTCGCGTCGCCGGTCGCGCAGTACGCCGAGGAGCTCGGTGGGGTCGAGATCCTGAAGCCCGTGAAGCCGAGCGATCCGGAGTTCCTGGCGCGGCTGCGGGAGATCGCGCCGGACTGCTGCCCGGTGGTCGCGTACGGCGGGCTGTTGCCGCAGGCGGCGCTCGACATCCCGAAGCACGGCTGGATCAACCTGCACTTCTCGGTGCTGCCTGCCTGGCGTGGGGCGGCGCCGGTGCAGCACTCGATCATCTCCGGCGACGACGTGACCGGGGCGAGTACGTTCCGGATCGTGAAGGCGCTCGACGCCGGCCCGGTGTACGGCGTGCTCACCGAGCCGATCGGCCCGGAGGACACGGCCGGCGACTTGCTGCACCGGCTGGCGGTGTCGGGCGCGAAGCTTCTCGTGGACACGCTGGACGGGATCGAAGCCGGCGTACTGGAGGCACGTGAGCAGCCCGCCGAGGGGGTGACGCTGGCGCCGAAGATCACCGTCGAGGACGCCGAGCTGGATCTGAACGCACCGGCGCACCGGGTGGATCGGCTGGTGCGTGGGTGCAATCCCGCGCCGGGGGCATGGACGACGTTCCGCGGCGAGCGGCTGAAGGTGCTCGCGGTGCGGTTGACCGACGAGGAGCTGAAGCCGGGCGAGCTGCGGGCGACCAAGTCGAGCGTCCGCGTCGGGACCGGGAGTAAGGCGGTCGAGCTCGTCACGGTCCAGCCCCAGGGCAAGAAGCCGATGGCCGCGGCCGACTGGGCGCGCGGCATCCGCCTCACCGACGAGGACCGTCTGGGTACGTCCGCGTGA
- a CDS encoding RsmB/NOP family class I SAM-dependent RNA methyltransferase: protein MNDRSPRNRGPQRGPDRVRQVAYRVIRQVTAEGGYANLALNKALREARLSGRDAAFCTELVHGTLRWQGTYDAFLARSVSRPLDELDPELLDMLRLGSHQLLNMRVDSYAAVSEMVSLTRSELGQKRTGLVNAVLRKISQRSLDQWITTVAPRWEDDPLGHLAIAEAHPRWVIEAFQQALTPAKPADRAGLGEPAGSAERAVPGDRAGTEVVSGDRPDAGLGEPGAWGEQLAVGLEELLVADNEPPRVTLVARPGLSDVDELVAAGAVAARWSPYGAVLGGGGDPGRIGAVATGRAGVQDEGSQLVAIALASAKVDGDDANWLDLCAGPGGKSALLAALVKDGRLTAVEPLKHRAELVRQNLRAIPGDHKVLVGDGTKPTWPAGSFDRVLADVPCSGLGALRRRPEARWRRTPQDVEELRPLQEALLDSAITSVRPGGVVAYVTCSPHPDETRAVVDTVLAGRDDAALEDARALFPGVPDLGDGPDVQLWPHLHGTDAMYLALVRRS, encoded by the coding sequence GTGAACGATCGTTCGCCACGGAACCGCGGTCCGCAGCGGGGCCCGGATCGGGTACGGCAGGTCGCGTACCGGGTGATCCGGCAGGTGACCGCTGAGGGCGGGTACGCGAACCTCGCGCTCAACAAGGCACTCCGCGAGGCGCGGCTGTCCGGGCGTGATGCCGCCTTCTGCACGGAGCTGGTCCACGGGACGCTGAGGTGGCAGGGCACGTACGACGCCTTCCTCGCGCGGAGCGTGTCGCGTCCGCTGGACGAGCTGGATCCGGAGCTGCTGGACATGCTGCGGCTCGGCAGTCATCAGCTGTTGAACATGCGGGTCGACTCGTACGCCGCGGTGTCGGAGATGGTCTCGCTTACTCGCTCGGAGCTCGGCCAGAAGCGCACCGGTCTCGTCAACGCCGTACTCCGCAAGATCAGCCAGCGCTCCCTGGACCAGTGGATCACCACCGTCGCTCCGCGATGGGAGGACGATCCGCTCGGTCACCTCGCCATCGCAGAAGCCCACCCCCGCTGGGTGATCGAGGCGTTCCAGCAAGCACTGACCCCGGCAAAGCCGGCCGACCGGGCAGGGCTGGGCGAGCCCGCGGGGTCGGCCGAGCGTGCAGTGCCGGGGGACCGGGCAGGCACGGAAGTTGTGTCGGGCGACCGGCCGGACGCGGGGCTGGGGGAGCCTGGGGCGTGGGGCGAGCAGTTGGCGGTGGGGTTGGAGGAGTTGCTGGTTGCGGATAACGAGCCGCCTCGGGTGACGCTGGTGGCTCGGCCTGGGCTGTCGGATGTGGATGAACTGGTGGCGGCAGGGGCTGTCGCGGCGCGCTGGTCGCCGTACGGTGCTGTGCTTGGTGGGGGTGGGGATCCGGGGCGGATCGGGGCAGTCGCGACGGGTCGAGCGGGAGTGCAGGACGAAGGGTCGCAGCTGGTGGCGATCGCGTTGGCGTCGGCGAAGGTCGACGGGGACGACGCGAACTGGCTGGATCTGTGTGCAGGCCCGGGCGGCAAGTCCGCATTGCTGGCGGCGCTCGTCAAGGACGGTCGGCTGACGGCGGTCGAGCCGCTCAAGCATCGAGCCGAGCTGGTGCGGCAGAACCTCCGCGCGATCCCGGGCGACCACAAGGTGCTCGTCGGCGACGGCACCAAGCCGACCTGGCCGGCCGGTTCGTTCGACCGCGTGCTGGCCGACGTACCGTGCAGCGGCCTCGGCGCCCTCCGCCGTCGCCCGGAAGCGCGCTGGCGCCGTACACCGCAGGACGTCGAGGAGCTCCGCCCGCTCCAGGAAGCACTCCTGGACTCGGCGATCACCTCGGTCCGCCCGGGCGGCGTCGTCGCGTACGTGACCTGCTCCCCGCACCCGGACGAAACCCGGGCCGTCGTCGACACGGTTCTCGCCGGGCGCGACGACGCGGCGCTCGAGGACGCCCGCGCGCTGTTCCCCGGCGTACCCGACCTCGGCGACGGTCCCGACGTACAGCTCTGGCCGCACCTGCACGGCACCGACGCCATGTACCTGGCGCTCGTCCGACGCTCATAG
- a CDS encoding DMT family transporter, with amino-acid sequence MTTTATRPARSTRQHHLVGLTSAFGIGMLVAVQSRINGELGGKLGDGIPAALISFGTGLLVLLIATAVVPPVRRALGNVWRAIRTPMRGYGGLRWWQCTGGVAGAFLVATQSITVSVIGVAVFLVAGVAGQAISSLVVDRLGFGPAGPQPLTTLRIVGAAIALVAVALAVSGQLSHPGGLLLAILPALAGVGTAVQQAINGRVARTASSDAYGAVAAGVVNFLVGFTALLVVFLVDVAFRGAPRGLPSEPWLYFGGMCGVIFISAAAAVVRVVGVFVLGLGTIAGQLIASLFIDILAPVADKPITTPVIAGTLLALAAVAVAAVPNLRHA; translated from the coding sequence GTGACAACGACGGCCACCCGACCCGCACGCTCGACCCGGCAGCACCATCTCGTCGGGCTGACGTCCGCCTTCGGGATCGGGATGCTGGTCGCGGTCCAGTCCCGGATCAACGGGGAGCTCGGCGGCAAGCTGGGTGACGGGATCCCGGCGGCGCTGATCTCGTTCGGCACCGGTCTGCTGGTGCTGCTGATCGCGACGGCCGTGGTTCCTCCCGTACGGCGTGCGCTCGGCAATGTGTGGCGCGCGATCCGGACCCCGATGCGCGGGTACGGCGGTCTGCGCTGGTGGCAGTGCACGGGTGGTGTCGCGGGCGCGTTCCTGGTCGCGACGCAGTCGATCACCGTGTCCGTCATCGGCGTCGCGGTGTTCCTGGTGGCGGGTGTGGCCGGACAGGCGATCAGCAGTCTGGTCGTCGACCGCCTCGGGTTCGGTCCGGCCGGACCGCAACCGCTGACCACGCTGCGGATCGTCGGCGCCGCGATCGCGCTGGTCGCGGTAGCTCTCGCGGTCTCGGGGCAGTTGAGTCACCCCGGCGGGCTCCTGCTCGCGATCCTGCCTGCACTCGCCGGCGTCGGCACCGCCGTACAGCAGGCGATCAACGGCCGGGTCGCCCGCACCGCCTCGTCCGACGCGTACGGCGCCGTTGCCGCCGGCGTGGTCAACTTCCTCGTCGGCTTCACCGCGCTACTGGTGGTCTTCCTCGTCGACGTGGCGTTCCGTGGAGCGCCGAGGGGCCTGCCGAGCGAGCCCTGGCTGTACTTCGGCGGCATGTGCGGCGTGATCTTCATCAGCGCGGCCGCCGCCGTGGTCCGCGTGGTCGGCGTCTTCGTCCTCGGCCTCGGCACCATCGCGGGCCAGCTGATCGCCAGCCTGTTCATCGACATCCTCGCCCCGGTCGCCGACAAGCCGATCACCACCCCCGTCATCGCCGGCACCCTCCTCGCCCTCGCCGCCGTAGCAGTCGCCGCCGTCCCCAACCTCCGCCACGCGTAG